One genomic segment of Polyangia bacterium includes these proteins:
- a CDS encoding DUF6600 domain-containing protein, which translates to MPFAAFWAIRLSRKGSLTRRDVPFISARWLVVLATTMLGPAAAGHSGSLTVSPAPTNAEFTTDPSFYRSAADCEVIYDSGIASRYDDGYSTDAYRGFEKILQPYGRWIDEEKLGRVWVPSREIAGSDFAPYASAGRWSLTEYGWTWISDWEWGRVVFHYGRWVFLSDAGWSWVPGTLWGPAWVAWRRGRNHVAWAPLPPRGIDVPRLFSDGFPWHFASINSVDFPVLKLTPHQAFTIFGHLVARTQDRLVGLDGVSILTNAGPVGARLAKGVVRIPVDLDAVSAQSLPSGSIRPQIGLPVEKRPWWHQAWEKVPLTERESAHRQYR; encoded by the coding sequence ATGCCTTTTGCGGCGTTTTGGGCGATTCGACTGTCAAGAAAAGGCTCGCTGACGAGGCGAGATGTGCCATTTATATCCGCAAGGTGGTTGGTTGTCTTGGCGACAACGATGCTCGGCCCGGCCGCCGCAGGACATTCAGGATCGCTGACGGTCTCGCCTGCACCGACCAACGCCGAATTCACCACCGATCCGTCTTTCTATCGGTCCGCGGCGGATTGCGAGGTCATCTACGACAGCGGCATCGCCAGTCGCTACGACGACGGCTACTCTACGGACGCCTATCGGGGCTTCGAGAAAATTCTGCAGCCGTATGGACGATGGATCGACGAGGAGAAACTGGGTCGCGTCTGGGTGCCCAGCCGCGAAATCGCCGGGAGTGACTTTGCGCCATACGCCAGCGCCGGCCGATGGTCGTTGACCGAGTATGGGTGGACTTGGATCTCGGACTGGGAGTGGGGGCGCGTGGTATTTCACTATGGACGTTGGGTCTTCCTTTCCGACGCCGGCTGGTCGTGGGTTCCCGGCACGTTATGGGGGCCGGCCTGGGTGGCCTGGCGGCGCGGACGCAATCATGTCGCCTGGGCGCCGCTTCCTCCGAGAGGGATCGATGTGCCGCGATTGTTCAGCGACGGGTTTCCTTGGCATTTTGCTAGTATCAATAGCGTCGACTTTCCCGTCTTGAAGCTGACGCCGCACCAGGCATTCACGATTTTCGGGCACCTGGTCGCGCGCACGCAGGATCGGCTGGTGGGGCTGGACGGGGTCTCCATTCTGACCAATGCCGGACCGGTCGGCGCACGACTGGCGAAGGGCGTCGTGCGAATCCCGGTCGATCTCGACGCGGTCTCTGCCCAGTCACTTCCGTCGGGGAGCATCAGGCCGCAGATCGGTCTTCCGGTCGAAAAACGCCCGTGGTGGCATCAGGCGTGGGAAAAAGTGCCGCTCACCGAGCGCGAGAGCGCTCACCGCCAGTACCGATAG